Proteins from a single region of Nitrososphaerota archaeon:
- a CDS encoding GNAT family N-acetyltransferase — MPAVQIRKGRRSDSPQFLKLLRSLAEFERLTPPSEAAKRRILKDVFVRKRVRLFVASEGSALVGYALYFYSYSSFLARPTLYLEDLFVREEQRKRGVGLALFRRCVDEAIAQGCGRMEWSVLAWNEKALGFYESLGARRLSEWYVYRLDGEGLRRVPKTPLRDGRRPSSA; from the coding sequence GTGCCCGCCGTCCAGATACGGAAAGGGAGGAGGTCGGACTCCCCCCAGTTCCTGAAGCTGCTGAGGTCACTCGCCGAGTTCGAGCGGCTGACGCCTCCGTCAGAGGCGGCAAAGCGGAGGATACTGAAGGACGTGTTCGTGAGGAAGCGCGTCCGCCTGTTCGTAGCTTCGGAGGGGAGCGCGCTGGTCGGCTATGCCCTCTACTTCTACTCCTACTCTTCATTCTTGGCCAGACCGACCCTCTACCTGGAGGACCTCTTCGTGCGCGAGGAGCAAAGGAAGCGCGGGGTCGGCCTCGCTCTCTTCAGGAGGTGCGTCGACGAAGCCATCGCCCAGGGGTGCGGGCGCATGGAGTGGTCAGTCCTTGCCTGGAACGAGAAGGCGCTCGGGTTCTACGAGAGCCTCGGCGCCAGACGGCTGTCCGAGTGGTACGTCTACCGGCTCGACGGGGAGGGGCTGAGGCGCGTCCCGAAAACCCCTCTCCGAGATGGAAGGCGGCCAAGCTCAGCGTAG
- a CDS encoding AAA family ATPase, which yields MLRIVAVTGMPGAGKSTATKVLVEGGWSRVVMGDVIRAETKRRGLDPDARNTGEVMKLLRKEGGPSAVADLCLKQMEDSGSEKVVVDGIRSMTEVEAFRKKAAVLLVAVTASPSRRFELLKERGRKDDPLSYEMFAARDRRELDVGIGEAIALADETVSNQRDTPEELAADVAKLVERWVKGSRA from the coding sequence TTGCTCCGGATAGTCGCAGTCACGGGGATGCCGGGAGCCGGCAAGTCGACCGCAACCAAGGTCCTGGTCGAGGGAGGATGGAGCCGGGTCGTCATGGGAGACGTCATCAGGGCCGAGACGAAGCGGAGGGGGCTGGACCCCGACGCCAGGAATACGGGAGAGGTCATGAAGCTACTGCGCAAGGAGGGCGGGCCATCCGCCGTGGCCGACCTCTGTCTCAAGCAGATGGAGGATTCTGGGTCGGAGAAAGTAGTCGTGGACGGCATCAGGTCGATGACCGAGGTGGAAGCGTTCCGGAAGAAGGCCGCGGTCCTGCTCGTGGCGGTCACCGCATCCCCGTCCAGGCGTTTCGAGCTGCTGAAGGAGAGGGGGAGGAAGGACGACCCTTTGAGCTATGAAATGTTCGCAGCCAGGGACCGCAGGGAGCTGGACGTGGGGATCGGCGAGGCCATAGCGCTGGCGGACGAGACCGTGTCGAACCAGAGGGACACCCCCGAAGAGCTCGCGGCGGACGTCGCGAAGCTGGTCGAGCGATGGGTGAAAGGATCCCGTGCCTGA
- the cca gene encoding CCA tRNA nucleotidyltransferase — MTAVGTVIGRARRLAVPSDEETGRVKGVADAVLSKTRDAAARFPQTRGVLLGGSFAKGTWVTGHVDLDVFVRFDPSTPEGEFERIGLEIGAAATAGHPRGKKFAQHPYTEATVDGVRVNIVPCFAVSRGEWKSAADRSPFHVELIEGLPDGQKAEVRLLKMFMNAVGVYGAEIQRQGFSGYVAEVLVLKHGTLANVLEWFGKREVGQGGRPFSLRDPVDEGRDLGIAVSGESLGRMVLASREFLRRPGMGFFRAMPGRARADLRKDVIAVVFAHAKLSEDTLWGELRKTSKHIVRHLEVSGFKIARSMAASDNERASAILLVPEFTQLPKVEQRVGPTVDRERDVGSFLKANSRRSRLVWVDDDARVRMLVPRDHTQLTELLADAVGGSSGPVGASRELEAGMKKSAKVLQGKALLQASRSKEWLRDGIREITTDAVGTR, encoded by the coding sequence TTGACCGCCGTCGGGACCGTGATCGGTAGGGCGAGGCGCTTAGCCGTCCCCTCGGACGAGGAGACGGGCCGCGTGAAGGGCGTGGCCGACGCCGTCCTCTCCAAGACCAGGGACGCCGCGGCCAGGTTCCCCCAGACTAGAGGAGTCCTCCTGGGCGGGTCGTTCGCCAAGGGGACCTGGGTGACTGGGCACGTGGATCTCGACGTGTTCGTCCGCTTCGACCCCTCCACCCCGGAGGGGGAGTTCGAGCGCATCGGGCTGGAGATAGGCGCCGCAGCCACGGCAGGCCACCCGCGGGGGAAGAAGTTCGCTCAGCACCCTTACACGGAAGCGACGGTCGATGGGGTGAGGGTCAACATCGTCCCCTGCTTCGCCGTCTCCAGGGGGGAGTGGAAGAGTGCGGCAGACAGGTCGCCCTTCCACGTGGAGCTGATAGAGGGGCTCCCCGACGGCCAGAAGGCCGAAGTCAGGCTCCTGAAGATGTTCATGAACGCGGTGGGGGTATACGGGGCCGAAATCCAGAGGCAGGGGTTCAGCGGATACGTGGCCGAGGTGCTCGTCCTCAAGCATGGCACCCTCGCGAACGTCCTCGAGTGGTTCGGCAAGCGCGAGGTAGGGCAGGGCGGGAGGCCTTTCAGCCTCCGCGACCCTGTTGACGAGGGGAGAGACCTCGGCATAGCCGTTTCCGGGGAGAGCTTAGGGAGGATGGTGCTCGCTTCCAGAGAGTTTCTAAGGCGTCCCGGGATGGGGTTCTTCCGAGCGATGCCAGGGAGAGCCCGCGCAGATCTGCGCAAGGACGTGATTGCCGTCGTCTTCGCTCACGCGAAGCTCTCAGAGGACACCCTCTGGGGGGAGCTCAGGAAGACCTCGAAGCACATCGTCAGGCACCTGGAGGTCTCAGGGTTCAAGATAGCGAGGTCGATGGCGGCGTCTGACAACGAGCGCGCGAGCGCCATCTTACTGGTCCCGGAGTTCACCCAGCTCCCGAAGGTCGAGCAGAGGGTGGGCCCGACAGTGGACAGGGAGCGGGACGTGGGGTCCTTCCTCAAAGCGAACTCCAGGCGCTCGAGGCTGGTCTGGGTGGACGACGACGCGAGGGTACGTATGCTGGTGCCGAGAGACCACACCCAGCTGACCGAGCTGCTGGCCGACGCCGTCGGGGGGAGCTCGGGTCCGGTCGGGGCGTCGCGCGAGCTGGAGGCGGGGATGAAGAAGAGCGCGAAGGTCCTCCAGGGAAAGGCGCTGCTCCAGGCGTCAAGGTCGAAGGAGTGGCTGAGGGACGGTATCAGGGAGATCACCACCGATGCAGTCGGAACGCGCTGA
- a CDS encoding PadR family transcriptional regulator produces the protein MWPFKFAMGRRRKRGLPHMVMYLLSSSPKNGVELMDGVQSITRGWWRPTPGSIYPLMKEMTDQGLVRKLDDGRFELTAKGRSEAGGFGPGPQRPQTMDDALGQVQSLVSYMEDLKRSGREPLGDRSDRLKDLAKRLSDLQEG, from the coding sequence ATGTGGCCGTTCAAGTTCGCCATGGGGAGACGGCGGAAGCGCGGGCTTCCGCACATGGTGATGTATCTGCTCTCGTCTTCCCCCAAGAACGGCGTCGAGCTCATGGACGGTGTCCAGTCCATCACCCGCGGCTGGTGGCGCCCCACTCCTGGCTCGATCTACCCACTGATGAAAGAGATGACCGACCAGGGGTTGGTGAGGAAGCTGGATGACGGACGATTCGAGCTGACGGCGAAGGGGAGGTCAGAGGCTGGCGGCTTCGGTCCGGGCCCCCAGCGTCCTCAGACCATGGACGACGCACTGGGACAGGTCCAGAGCCTGGTTTCGTACATGGAAGACCTCAAGCGTTCGGGGAGGGAACCGCTGGGAGACCGTTCTGACAGGCTGAAGGACCTGGCGAAGCGTCTGTCCGACCTCCAGGAAGGGTAG
- the thpR gene encoding RNA 2',3'-cyclic phosphodiesterase — protein MRAFVALELPGAVVESLVRFQDELARTGSDLRLVEKENLHFTVKFLGEISDSQAAQAAAALGSLRLKAVDVTVSGAGAFPDARRPRVVWAGVAEEDKRAVEPLARAVRESLEGIGERDDRPFQAHVTLARVRSPRNSHELEALLRENSMRSFGQARLGELKLKSSRLTPRGAVYSDIGVFPLG, from the coding sequence ATGCGGGCTTTCGTCGCCTTGGAGCTCCCCGGCGCGGTGGTCGAGTCCCTTGTCCGGTTCCAGGATGAACTGGCCCGCACAGGGTCAGACCTGAGGCTAGTCGAGAAGGAGAACCTGCACTTCACGGTGAAGTTCCTCGGCGAGATCTCCGACTCCCAAGCCGCCCAGGCGGCCGCGGCGCTCGGGTCGCTGAGGCTGAAGGCGGTCGACGTCACGGTATCGGGGGCCGGCGCCTTCCCGGACGCCAGGAGGCCCCGCGTGGTGTGGGCCGGGGTCGCAGAGGAAGACAAGCGGGCTGTCGAGCCGCTGGCCCGGGCGGTGAGGGAGTCGCTCGAGGGGATCGGAGAGAGGGACGATAGGCCGTTCCAGGCCCATGTCACCCTGGCCCGGGTCCGGTCGCCAAGGAACTCGCACGAGCTCGAAGCCCTCCTCAGGGAGAACTCGATGCGGAGCTTCGGGCAGGCAAGGCTCGGGGAGCTCAAGCTGAAGTCCAGCCGGCTGACCCCCAGGGGGGCGGTCTACAGCGACATCGGGGTGTTCCCCCTAGGTTGA
- a CDS encoding serine/threonine protein kinase yields MQSERADLDLVTKVPYLRVLTYPKVSNELAKVRVAELKSLGVEEVVFEGRTRIGSLGVLGLGTVGVVVKVRVGGAYFALKIRRADANRPDMEDEARVTSLVNRVGVGPEVYAHTRDAILMKLLEPLEIGEWLKGVRGGGSREKARELVHSLLNQCRKLDIMGVDHGQLSNLRKHAVVAEGKPWILDFESAGTSRKPRNVTTAAQYLFVGGVLAPAMRRALGVRDTAALKALLGEYKRDQSDYRYSKVLEHLRLA; encoded by the coding sequence ATGCAGTCGGAACGCGCTGACCTGGACCTCGTCACGAAGGTCCCCTACCTCCGGGTGCTCACCTACCCCAAGGTCTCGAACGAGTTGGCGAAGGTGAGGGTCGCAGAGCTGAAAAGCCTCGGGGTGGAAGAGGTGGTGTTCGAAGGCCGTACGAGGATAGGCAGCTTGGGGGTCCTGGGGCTCGGTACCGTGGGGGTGGTGGTCAAGGTTCGGGTCGGGGGGGCGTACTTCGCGCTGAAGATCCGGAGGGCCGACGCCAACCGGCCGGACATGGAAGACGAGGCCCGAGTCACGTCTCTGGTCAACCGGGTCGGAGTGGGCCCGGAGGTCTACGCCCACACCCGTGACGCCATCCTCATGAAGCTCCTGGAGCCACTGGAGATCGGGGAATGGCTCAAAGGGGTCCGGGGGGGAGGGAGTCGGGAGAAGGCGAGGGAGCTGGTGCACTCGCTTCTCAACCAGTGCCGGAAGCTCGACATAATGGGGGTGGACCACGGGCAGCTCAGCAACCTCAGGAAGCATGCCGTGGTCGCCGAAGGGAAGCCCTGGATCCTGGACTTCGAATCGGCCGGGACCTCGCGGAAGCCGAGGAACGTCACCACCGCGGCCCAATACCTCTTCGTAGGGGGGGTGCTCGCCCCGGCCATGAGGCGGGCCCTAGGGGTCAGGGACACCGCCGCGCTGAAAGCTCTCCTCGGCGAATACAAGAGGGACCAGTCGGACTACCGCTACTCGAAGGTGCTCGAGCACCTCAGGCTGGCGTAG
- a CDS encoding SHOCT domain-containing protein: MVAFAAIVLVALAASFFFRPYAPMMTYYGAPFYGWWFFPFGSIFFIIFVFFVFRFVFWGWGGRGWRHGYGYGYGDAREILRQRYAKGEITKDQFDQMMRDLEQH, translated from the coding sequence TTGGTCGCGTTCGCTGCGATCGTGCTTGTTGCGCTGGCCGCTTCCTTCTTCTTCAGACCCTACGCCCCGATGATGACCTATTACGGGGCGCCGTTCTACGGCTGGTGGTTCTTCCCGTTCGGGTCCATCTTCTTCATCATCTTCGTCTTCTTCGTCTTCCGGTTCGTGTTCTGGGGATGGGGAGGACGGGGTTGGAGGCACGGCTACGGCTACGGCTACGGGGACGCCCGCGAAATCCTCCGCCAGAGGTACGCCAAGGGCGAGATCACGAAGGACCAATTCGACCAGATGATGAGGGACCTGGAGCAGCACTAG
- a CDS encoding pyruvate, phosphate dikinase, with product MLFKDALGGDKFLLGGKGYGLVEMTSLGLPVPPGFVITTDVCKQYYSAGGKVPDGLFEEIRAKVKEVEAQTGKVFGGEGKPLLFSVRSGAPFSMPGMMDTILNLGLNDRTAERMAVLTKNERFAFDSYRRLIQMFGKIAMGADAEDFEQVLEERKKKAGVKMDIELTPEELKDVAEEFKSIIRSQTGKEFPQDPYVQLEMAVEAVLRSWNNDRAKEYRRYYRISESLGTAVNVQAMVFGNFGETSGSGVGFTRNPSTGENRLFGEYLPNSQGEDVVAGVRTPVGIDKMHPNVRAQLQDVAKKLEAHFKDMQDLEFTVEESRLYTLQTRNGKRTAQAAVKIAVDMAKEGLISPRESVARVEPDALEALLHRRLDPSVEDKPVAKGLDASPGAASGEVVFDTDEAAAVGGSKKIILVRPETTPEDIKGLIAAQAVLTARGGITSHAAVVARGMGKPAVVGCSEIDIFMDEGFFVTKSGERVAKGETVTIDGTTGMVYRGEVKMVDPEPSPELVALLKTADEVRKIGVWANADTPEAAQKASEFGAGGIGLCRTERMFNAPNRLPIVRDMIMSRDEDARKKHLYRLFPFQLSDFKGIFAAMGGKPVVVRLLDLPLHEFLPPLEDLMLDMQSMKEKGAPPEDVARVENMLNRVRQLAEHNPMLGHRGCRLAITYPEIYEMQTKAIVQAAVELDREKKERAKLKVMVPLVSSVEEFSILRKVVESAAEAAFNELGARVGYQVGTMIETPRAALTAGEIAKESDFFSFGTNDLTQTTFGFSRDDVEAKFIPKYIEMGIIPQSPFDSVDVAGVGRLVKLAVEEGRKVDPELEVGICGEHGGDPKSIAFFAEAGLDYVSCSAFRVPVARLAAAHAALSEKTRATTV from the coding sequence ATGCTGTTCAAAGACGCGCTCGGGGGGGACAAGTTCCTGCTCGGAGGGAAGGGGTACGGGCTGGTCGAAATGACTTCGCTCGGGCTCCCTGTCCCGCCCGGATTCGTGATCACCACGGACGTCTGCAAGCAGTACTATAGCGCCGGGGGGAAGGTGCCGGACGGGCTCTTCGAAGAGATTCGCGCCAAGGTCAAAGAAGTGGAGGCCCAGACGGGGAAGGTGTTCGGCGGAGAGGGGAAGCCCCTCCTCTTCTCCGTGAGGTCGGGCGCCCCCTTCTCGATGCCCGGGATGATGGACACCATCCTGAACCTCGGCCTCAACGACAGGACGGCAGAGAGGATGGCGGTCCTGACGAAGAACGAGAGGTTCGCCTTCGACTCCTACAGGAGGCTCATCCAGATGTTCGGCAAGATAGCCATGGGAGCGGACGCCGAGGACTTCGAGCAGGTCCTCGAGGAGCGCAAGAAGAAGGCCGGTGTGAAGATGGACATCGAGCTGACCCCAGAGGAGCTGAAGGATGTTGCCGAGGAGTTCAAGTCGATAATCAGGAGCCAGACCGGGAAGGAGTTCCCCCAGGACCCCTACGTCCAGCTTGAGATGGCCGTGGAAGCCGTGCTGAGGTCATGGAACAACGACAGGGCCAAGGAGTACCGGAGATACTATCGCATCAGCGAGTCCCTGGGGACCGCCGTCAACGTGCAGGCCATGGTCTTCGGGAACTTCGGAGAGACCTCAGGTTCCGGGGTCGGGTTCACGAGGAACCCGTCCACCGGGGAGAACAGGCTCTTCGGAGAGTACCTGCCGAACTCGCAGGGAGAGGACGTCGTCGCAGGTGTGAGAACCCCCGTCGGGATAGACAAGATGCACCCCAACGTCAGGGCGCAGCTCCAGGACGTCGCCAAGAAGCTCGAGGCCCACTTCAAGGACATGCAAGACCTTGAGTTCACGGTGGAGGAGTCGAGGCTCTACACCCTTCAGACCAGGAACGGGAAGAGGACCGCCCAGGCTGCGGTGAAGATAGCTGTGGACATGGCCAAGGAGGGGCTCATATCGCCACGGGAGTCGGTCGCCAGGGTGGAACCAGATGCTCTCGAGGCGCTCCTGCACCGGAGGCTCGACCCGTCCGTCGAAGACAAGCCGGTGGCCAAGGGGCTGGACGCGTCGCCCGGGGCTGCTTCTGGAGAAGTGGTCTTCGACACGGACGAAGCGGCGGCCGTCGGAGGGAGCAAGAAGATAATCCTGGTCAGGCCGGAGACGACCCCCGAGGACATCAAGGGGCTCATCGCGGCTCAGGCGGTCCTCACCGCCAGAGGGGGGATAACAAGCCACGCGGCGGTCGTCGCGCGCGGGATGGGGAAGCCGGCGGTGGTAGGCTGCAGCGAGATAGACATCTTCATGGACGAGGGGTTCTTCGTGACGAAGTCCGGCGAGAGGGTGGCCAAGGGGGAGACGGTCACCATAGACGGCACCACCGGGATGGTCTACCGCGGCGAGGTGAAGATGGTCGACCCGGAGCCTTCTCCCGAGCTCGTGGCCCTGCTGAAGACGGCGGACGAAGTGAGGAAGATAGGCGTGTGGGCGAACGCGGACACCCCCGAGGCTGCCCAGAAGGCGAGTGAGTTCGGGGCCGGAGGGATAGGCCTCTGCAGGACAGAGAGGATGTTCAACGCCCCCAACAGGCTCCCCATAGTCAGGGACATGATAATGAGCAGGGATGAGGACGCGAGGAAGAAGCACCTCTACAGGCTCTTCCCGTTCCAGCTGTCTGACTTCAAGGGGATCTTCGCCGCCATGGGAGGGAAGCCTGTCGTCGTCAGGCTCCTCGACCTTCCGCTCCACGAGTTCCTCCCGCCGCTTGAAGACCTCATGCTCGACATGCAGTCGATGAAGGAGAAGGGGGCACCTCCGGAGGACGTCGCAAGGGTGGAAAACATGCTCAACAGGGTGAGGCAGCTGGCCGAGCACAACCCTATGCTCGGGCACAGGGGGTGCAGGCTCGCAATCACCTACCCCGAGATATACGAGATGCAGACGAAGGCTATCGTTCAGGCCGCGGTCGAGCTGGACAGGGAGAAGAAGGAAAGGGCGAAGTTGAAGGTCATGGTCCCCCTGGTCTCCAGCGTAGAGGAGTTCAGCATCCTTAGGAAGGTCGTAGAGTCCGCGGCGGAGGCGGCGTTCAACGAGCTCGGGGCCAGAGTGGGCTACCAGGTGGGGACCATGATCGAGACCCCCAGGGCTGCCCTGACAGCTGGGGAGATAGCGAAGGAGTCCGACTTCTTCTCGTTCGGGACCAACGATCTGACCCAGACGACCTTCGGGTTCAGCAGGGACGATGTGGAAGCCAAGTTCATACCGAAGTACATCGAGATGGGGATAATCCCCCAGAGCCCCTTCGACTCGGTCGACGTCGCGGGGGTAGGGAGGCTCGTGAAGCTAGCCGTCGAAGAGGGAAGGAAGGTGGATCCGGAGCTCGAGGTGGGGATATGCGGGGAGCACGGAGGAGATCCGAAGAGCATCGCGTTCTTCGCGGAGGCTGGACTGGACTACGTGAGCTGTTCCGCGTTCAGGGTCCCCGTGGCAAGGCTCGCAGCCGCCCACGCAGCCCTCTCGGAGAAGACGAGAGCCACCACCGTCTAA
- a CDS encoding flavin reductase family protein: MEGDIQAGLKHAMRVYPQGVTVVTAGGRGGPVGLTVSSFTSVSLDPPLVLVSIAKSSGVYEELKGAQAYAVNFLADDQKTVSDRFAGRTGGKDRFEGIRFARGATGSPVIAGARAVLECKAWKLYDGGDHSLFVGEVVAARTLNSKRPLVYYSQQYTTTEHIEYPAPPSDIVW, translated from the coding sequence TTGGAAGGGGACATACAAGCCGGCCTGAAGCACGCCATGAGGGTCTACCCCCAGGGGGTCACGGTGGTCACCGCCGGAGGCAGGGGAGGCCCCGTGGGCCTTACCGTCAGCTCCTTCACCAGCGTGTCGCTGGACCCACCTTTGGTCCTCGTCTCCATAGCCAAGAGCTCGGGGGTGTATGAAGAGCTGAAGGGAGCGCAGGCGTACGCAGTGAACTTCCTCGCTGACGACCAGAAGACCGTGTCCGACCGGTTCGCCGGGAGGACGGGCGGGAAGGACAGGTTCGAAGGGATACGGTTCGCCAGGGGGGCGACGGGTTCCCCCGTCATCGCAGGAGCGCGGGCTGTCTTGGAGTGCAAAGCCTGGAAGCTCTATGACGGCGGAGACCACTCCCTGTTCGTCGGAGAGGTGGTGGCCGCCAGGACCCTCAACTCGAAGAGGCCGTTGGTGTACTATTCCCAGCAGTACACCACCACGGAGCACATAGAGTACCCCGCCCCTCCCTCCGACATAGTCTGGTAG